The Leclercia sp. S52 genome has a segment encoding these proteins:
- the miaE gene encoding tRNA isopentenyl-2-thiomethyl-A-37 hydroxylase MiaE yields the protein MDYPQILAPVLNFLQCPTPQAWIDKARDPANLPLLLTDHMVCELKAAQTALLLVRKYVADESGADALLEWLKPYEAFTFREGPEPDFVALHKQIGKSVMPKTDDPWGQLLIDSMVLLIKEELHHFWQVREAMLSRNIPYVKITASRYAKGMLSAVRTHEPLTLIDKLICGAYIEARSCERFAALAPFLDEDLQKFYLSLLRSEARHYQDYLTLAQQVSDNDISPRIQLFGEIEATLISSPDNAFRFHSGVPV from the coding sequence ATGGATTACCCGCAGATACTCGCCCCTGTTTTAAACTTCCTCCAGTGCCCGACCCCGCAAGCGTGGATTGATAAAGCCCGCGACCCGGCTAACCTGCCGCTGCTGCTCACCGACCATATGGTGTGCGAACTCAAAGCCGCCCAGACCGCGCTGCTGCTAGTGCGAAAATACGTCGCCGATGAGAGCGGTGCCGACGCGCTGCTCGAGTGGCTCAAGCCCTACGAAGCCTTTACCTTCCGCGAAGGCCCGGAACCGGATTTTGTCGCCCTGCATAAGCAGATTGGCAAAAGCGTGATGCCGAAGACCGACGACCCCTGGGGCCAGCTGCTTATCGACAGCATGGTGCTGCTGATCAAAGAGGAGCTGCACCACTTCTGGCAGGTGCGCGAGGCGATGCTGTCCCGCAACATCCCCTACGTCAAAATCACCGCCAGCCGCTACGCCAAAGGGATGCTGTCAGCCGTGCGCACCCACGAGCCGCTGACGCTGATCGACAAGCTGATCTGCGGAGCCTATATCGAAGCGCGCTCCTGCGAACGCTTCGCCGCGCTGGCGCCGTTCCTCGACGAGGATCTGCAGAAGTTTTACCTGTCGCTGCTGCGCTCTGAGGCGCGGCACTATCAGGACTATCTGACGCTTGCCCAACAGGTCAGCGACAACGATATCTCTCCGCGCATACAGCTTTTTGGCGAAATAGAAGCCACACTGATCTCATCACCGGACAATGCGTTTCGCTTCCATAGCGGCGTGCCGGTGTAA
- a CDS encoding topoisomerase II — translation MRRAWTRIAVVAVISAAVAFWVYYDKQRQQNTPEHRLDTVLNAMPSWQVLKEQDPRFVARIREQILTMQKAGESEQEIIDVVQPQILDLQMSRLQYAPDANAVAWMTINMEQTAAIQKVSDDACFRFLFPAVKGGVNPMRVLDKEMMQRRLQADADMMRTGWGKDRHTVSPEEHAAAVEDVRPIMQALSSKYGKDIQLLVMPENAVGKEKLTCEMVQAMWGKVLALPEQKAARVIRMAVTEQD, via the coding sequence ATGAGAAGAGCGTGGACTCGTATAGCAGTGGTAGCGGTTATCTCCGCAGCAGTGGCCTTCTGGGTTTATTACGACAAGCAGCGTCAGCAGAACACCCCCGAACATCGACTTGATACCGTCCTTAACGCCATGCCCTCCTGGCAGGTGCTGAAAGAGCAGGACCCCCGATTTGTGGCACGCATCCGCGAGCAGATCCTCACCATGCAGAAAGCGGGGGAGTCTGAGCAGGAGATCATCGACGTGGTCCAGCCGCAGATCCTCGACCTGCAGATGTCGCGACTGCAATATGCCCCCGACGCGAATGCGGTGGCCTGGATGACGATCAACATGGAGCAGACCGCCGCCATTCAGAAGGTGAGTGACGATGCCTGTTTCCGCTTTTTATTCCCTGCCGTGAAGGGCGGCGTCAACCCGATGCGGGTGCTGGATAAAGAGATGATGCAGCGCCGCCTGCAGGCCGACGCCGACATGATGCGCACGGGCTGGGGTAAAGATCGCCACACCGTTAGTCCGGAAGAACACGCTGCTGCGGTGGAAGATGTGCGGCCGATTATGCAGGCCTTGTCCAGCAAGTACGGTAAGGATATACAGCTGCTGGTGATGCCGGAGAACGCAGTGGGTAAAGAGAAGCTCACCTGTGAGATGGTGCAGGCGATGTGGGGGAAGGTGCTGGCACTGCCGGAGCAGAAGGCGGCGAGGGTGATTCGGATGGCGGTGACCGAGCAGGATTGA